A region of Paenibacillus sp. 37 DNA encodes the following proteins:
- a CDS encoding PotD/PotF family extracellular solute-binding protein yields MFKSNKKRFLSLASLTLASTLVLSACGGAGNSSNTAGESDSSGAGADKVKLTMFIWAGSNQDVVPKEVVAEYVKEHPNVEVTFEESSNSVMYPKMVAGKQADANNPVVNFGYFNADATAKGLNDDMWEPLDTSIVTNIKDIPESFHKPDNKGVVWGVSSFALVYNKDLVKTPPTSWNDLWDNEEFKGKTALWDYMFYSYISPLIATKGQEIGASYENPEPAFQFWADRSDQIGTLVSSNDQLKALLESGDALIAPFSAQVAQTWIDGGSPLAVAYPSEGAISFPYTLQVVKGSTPEQARVANEIINELLSAEALSQYAEATGTPVTSTTAAVPDKYKDDPSFSVETQSSGINPDWDVLAQNSSSWKELWDRLVKIKLQ; encoded by the coding sequence ATGTTTAAATCAAACAAAAAACGCTTTCTCAGCCTCGCCTCACTGACACTGGCCAGTACATTGGTGCTTTCCGCTTGTGGTGGAGCCGGTAACTCAAGTAATACTGCCGGAGAGAGTGATTCTTCAGGAGCAGGCGCAGACAAAGTTAAGCTGACGATGTTTATCTGGGCCGGTTCCAATCAGGATGTTGTTCCTAAAGAAGTGGTTGCCGAGTATGTGAAAGAACATCCCAACGTTGAAGTCACTTTTGAGGAGTCCTCCAATTCGGTAATGTATCCAAAGATGGTGGCAGGCAAGCAGGCTGATGCCAACAATCCGGTCGTCAACTTCGGTTATTTCAATGCAGATGCGACGGCTAAAGGTTTGAACGATGACATGTGGGAGCCATTAGATACAAGCATCGTAACCAATATCAAGGATATCCCGGAGTCCTTCCACAAGCCAGACAATAAAGGTGTGGTCTGGGGCGTTTCGAGCTTCGCCCTGGTATATAACAAAGACCTGGTAAAAACGCCGCCTACCAGCTGGAACGATCTGTGGGATAACGAGGAGTTCAAAGGAAAAACTGCGCTCTGGGATTACATGTTCTATTCCTATATCTCCCCGCTTATTGCTACCAAAGGTCAAGAAATTGGCGCATCCTATGAAAATCCCGAGCCAGCCTTCCAGTTCTGGGCAGATCGCAGTGACCAGATTGGCACATTGGTTTCATCCAATGATCAGCTGAAAGCGCTGCTGGAGTCAGGTGATGCACTCATTGCCCCATTCAGTGCACAGGTTGCACAGACATGGATTGATGGAGGTTCTCCACTGGCCGTAGCATATCCAAGCGAAGGTGCCATCTCCTTCCCGTACACACTTCAGGTCGTGAAGGGCTCAACACCTGAGCAGGCACGTGTTGCAAACGAAATCATTAACGAATTGTTGAGCGCAGAGGCGCTGTCACAATACGCAGAGGCGACGGGTACGCCGGTAACCAGTACGACAGCTGCAGTTCCAGACAAGTACAAGGATGATCCTTCATTCTCCGTTGAAACGCAAAGTAGCGGCATTAATCCAGACTGGGATGTGCTCGCACAGAACAGCTCTTCCTGGAAGGAACTATGGGATCGACTCGTGAAAATAAAGCTTCAATAA
- the deoC gene encoding deoxyribose-phosphate aldolase, giving the protein MIDHTLLRADATQSEMAKLTEEAKQYQFASVCVNPGWVAYAAEQLQGSGVDICTVIGFPLGASTSETKAFETKDAIAKGATEVDMVINISALKDGKDDFVEQDIRAVVEAAAGKALVKVIIETCLLTDEEKVRACQAAVRAGADFVKTSTGFSTGGATPEDIALMRRTVGPDVGVKASGGVRSLEDMQKMIEAGATRIGASSGVKIMQGEQSSSSY; this is encoded by the coding sequence ATGATCGACCATACGTTGCTTCGTGCGGACGCAACGCAAAGTGAAATGGCCAAGTTAACCGAAGAAGCAAAGCAATATCAGTTTGCTTCCGTATGTGTTAACCCAGGCTGGGTTGCTTATGCTGCTGAGCAGTTGCAGGGTTCTGGCGTAGATATCTGCACCGTTATTGGTTTCCCTCTGGGAGCATCTACATCGGAGACAAAAGCTTTCGAAACGAAAGATGCGATTGCTAAAGGTGCAACTGAAGTCGATATGGTCATCAACATCAGTGCTTTGAAAGATGGCAAAGATGATTTCGTTGAACAAGATATTCGTGCTGTTGTTGAAGCGGCTGCGGGTAAAGCTTTGGTGAAAGTTATTATTGAAACTTGTCTGTTGACGGATGAAGAGAAAGTACGTGCTTGTCAGGCAGCTGTGCGAGCTGGAGCTGATTTTGTTAAAACTTCTACAGGTTTCTCCACAGGTGGAGCAACGCCAGAAGATATCGCTTTGATGCGTCGTACTGTAGGTCCTGATGTTGGCGTTAAAGCTTCCGGTGGCGTACGTAGTCTGGAAGATATGCAAAAAATGATCGAAGCGGGTGCGACTCGTATCGGTGCAAGCTCTGGCGTGAAGATTATGCAGGGCGAACAGTCTTCATCGTCTTATTAA
- a CDS encoding ABC transporter ATP-binding protein translates to MSSGQETISIETREVTKSYGERAAVDQVTFQVKKGEFVSLLGPSGCGKTTLLRMLGGLEQPDQGNIMLGGRDVTGIPAYGRNSNMIFQQLALFPHMDVFNNIAYGLKVKKLPKADIQRQVGEILDLVQLGDYGRRAVSELSGGQAQRVAIARALINRPEVLLLDEPLSALDMQLRLDMQRELKRIQREFGGTFIFVTHDQSEAMNMSDRIGVMRAGKLLQYATPDEIYERPADSFVAKFIGDTNLFETKVLGDDINGIRVECFGNSLLVKVSDGNAVPKVGARHSLSIRNEYIRLGEDATHCLNKLDGHVIEAVYGGANIRYSVQIAEGFLVQASVLHQRGASRYSPGEPILIGFYPEDALLLSEPIDDRVQGARI, encoded by the coding sequence ATGAGCAGCGGACAAGAGACCATATCCATTGAAACAAGGGAAGTCACGAAGAGTTATGGTGAGCGAGCGGCCGTTGATCAAGTAACATTCCAAGTGAAAAAGGGAGAATTCGTTTCCTTGCTTGGTCCGAGTGGCTGTGGCAAAACCACATTGCTTCGAATGCTTGGCGGACTTGAGCAACCGGATCAGGGCAACATTATGCTGGGAGGTCGGGATGTTACCGGCATTCCGGCTTATGGACGTAATAGCAATATGATTTTTCAGCAGCTTGCGTTGTTCCCTCATATGGATGTATTCAACAACATTGCCTATGGACTAAAGGTGAAGAAGCTACCAAAAGCCGATATCCAACGGCAGGTAGGTGAAATACTTGATCTGGTCCAACTCGGAGACTATGGCAGGCGTGCTGTATCCGAGCTGTCCGGGGGGCAGGCCCAACGCGTCGCCATTGCTCGCGCACTGATCAACAGGCCCGAAGTGCTGCTGCTTGATGAACCTCTCTCGGCATTGGACATGCAGCTGCGTCTAGATATGCAGCGTGAACTGAAACGCATCCAGCGTGAGTTCGGCGGAACGTTTATCTTTGTAACGCATGATCAGAGCGAAGCCATGAACATGTCTGACCGAATTGGCGTCATGCGCGCCGGAAAGCTGCTACAATACGCAACCCCTGATGAAATCTATGAAAGACCGGCCGATAGTTTCGTAGCCAAGTTCATTGGAGACACCAACCTCTTTGAGACGAAAGTGTTAGGAGATGATATCAATGGAATTCGGGTAGAATGTTTTGGCAATTCATTGCTGGTGAAAGTCAGTGATGGCAATGCCGTACCAAAAGTGGGAGCACGACATTCCTTATCGATCCGCAATGAGTATATTCGACTTGGAGAAGATGCAACTCATTGCCTAAACAAGCTGGATGGACACGTGATTGAAGCGGTCTATGGCGGAGCAAATATTCGATACAGTGTGCAGATTGCTGAAGGTTTTCTAGTTCAGGCCAGTGTGCTGCATCAGCGGGGAGCTTCACGTTATAGTCCAGGTGAGCCAATACTAATTGGCTTTTACCCAGAGGACGCACTCTTGTTGTCCGAACCCATTGATGACCGTGTACAGGGGGCAAGAATATGA
- a CDS encoding FMN-dependent NADH-azoreductase — translation MSTLLYITAHPHDHETSFSMATGKAFIDAYRESHPSDEVVHLDLYRSDIPHIDADVFSGWGKLQSGSDLTAEEQTKVSRLNELSDQFAAADKYVFVTPMWNFSFPPILKAYVDSICVAGKTFRYTEQGPVGLLSDKKALHIQARGGIYSEGPAAQMESGHRYLSIIMSFLGVPKLDGIFVEGHNQYKDRADEIKQQAIEQARTVAKQF, via the coding sequence ATGTCTACCTTATTGTATATTACTGCCCATCCTCATGATCACGAAACCTCCTTCAGCATGGCTACAGGCAAAGCGTTTATTGATGCGTATCGTGAAAGTCACCCTTCTGATGAGGTTGTTCACCTCGATCTGTATCGTTCGGATATTCCGCATATCGATGCGGATGTCTTTAGTGGTTGGGGCAAACTGCAATCGGGCAGTGATCTGACTGCTGAAGAGCAGACCAAAGTAAGTCGTTTGAATGAACTGTCGGATCAATTTGCCGCAGCAGATAAATATGTTTTTGTAACACCGATGTGGAACTTCTCGTTCCCTCCTATTCTGAAGGCTTATGTGGACTCGATCTGCGTAGCTGGCAAAACATTTCGTTATACCGAACAAGGTCCTGTTGGACTGTTGTCTGACAAAAAAGCGTTGCATATTCAGGCTCGCGGTGGTATTTATTCCGAAGGCCCAGCGGCTCAGATGGAATCCGGTCATCGTTACTTAAGCATTATCATGTCATTCCTCGGTGTGCCGAAGCTTGATGGCATTTTTGTAGAGGGGCATAATCAGTATAAAGATCGTGCAGATGAGATTAAGCAACAAGCTATAGAGCAAGCACGCACTGTCGCAAAACAGTTTTAA
- a CDS encoding ABC transporter permease — translation MNRIAEQIVNLYSFGNRPWVTRLLLLLPALALMGIVYLGGLLIFGRYSFDMYENGKLIRGWDLGAYRAFLSDPYYWKLIGTTFRIAFKVTLWSLLLAYPLAYCIAGLKKPGMKQMLLLLTFLPLLVSAVVRSYGWQLLLSKQGFMNWLFIRLGLTEEGFSMIYNETGVVVALVHIFLPFMVFPILNVLSQSDASLKAAAQDLGAGSWRTFLTITLPLSARGIASGVQIVFTLCLTAFTTPQLIGGGRVMTLPVFIYQRTLDTNWPMAAVASLFLLVSSIVVSLLVNKGAEMLMFRRSRKGGQAYG, via the coding sequence ATGAACCGGATCGCGGAACAGATCGTGAATCTGTATTCCTTTGGAAACCGCCCATGGGTAACCCGGTTGCTGCTTCTGTTGCCAGCGCTTGCTCTGATGGGCATCGTTTATCTGGGCGGATTGCTGATCTTTGGCAGATATAGCTTTGATATGTATGAGAATGGAAAGCTTATTCGGGGCTGGGATTTAGGCGCTTATCGTGCTTTTCTGTCCGACCCTTATTACTGGAAGCTGATTGGGACAACGTTTCGCATTGCCTTCAAGGTTACGCTATGGAGTCTTCTGCTTGCATATCCGCTGGCCTATTGCATAGCCGGTCTAAAGAAGCCTGGCATGAAGCAAATGTTGCTGCTGCTCACGTTCCTACCGCTACTGGTCAGTGCGGTTGTACGTTCTTATGGATGGCAGCTGTTGCTGTCCAAACAGGGTTTCATGAACTGGCTGTTCATCCGTCTAGGGCTAACCGAGGAAGGATTCAGCATGATATATAACGAGACAGGTGTTGTCGTGGCCCTTGTCCATATTTTCCTGCCATTTATGGTCTTCCCGATTCTGAATGTGTTGTCCCAAAGTGACGCTTCTCTAAAGGCAGCTGCTCAGGATCTGGGGGCGGGCAGCTGGAGAACATTCCTGACCATTACCCTGCCTTTATCGGCAAGAGGTATAGCAAGCGGGGTACAGATTGTGTTCACGTTATGCCTCACCGCGTTCACCACACCTCAACTGATCGGTGGGGGAAGAGTCATGACACTTCCGGTGTTTATATACCAGCGAACCTTGGACACGAACTGGCCGATGGCTGCGGTTGCTAGCCTGTTCTTACTTGTGTCTTCCATTGTTGTCTCGTTACTTGTGAATAAAGGAGCAGAAATGTTGATGTTCCGTCGTTCCCGTAAGGGAGGTCAGGCATATGGTTAA
- a CDS encoding sugar-binding transcriptional regulator — protein MDLEKQRLSIEAAKLYYQSDYSQQDIAARLGVSRPTVSRLLQYAKDRGYVRIEIMDPLEDIDIIAGELKSKYDLDTALVCFAPLKSDEEIQKHISKRAADYLQETVQDADIIGVTWGTTMHAVARQLRPKQVKGVEVVQLKGGVSHSHVNTYAAEIVHLFAEAFHTVPRYLPLPVIFDNIEVKNMVEADRHIGRIVELGRQANIALFTVGTVKEDALLFRLGYFNEEEQQLLMNSGAGDICSRFFDAEGQLISEEINSRTVGIDLAELRNKEKSILVAGGQRKIEAIHAALKGHYANILVTDQYTAQALLRF, from the coding sequence ATGGACCTGGAGAAGCAACGATTAAGCATTGAAGCAGCGAAATTGTATTATCAGTCCGATTATAGCCAGCAGGATATTGCCGCAAGGTTGGGTGTGTCGCGTCCAACCGTATCAAGGTTACTTCAGTACGCCAAAGATCGTGGATATGTCCGGATTGAAATTATGGACCCGCTGGAGGATATCGACATCATTGCCGGAGAACTTAAGTCAAAATATGATCTGGATACGGCACTTGTGTGTTTTGCCCCGTTGAAGAGTGATGAGGAAATACAGAAGCATATCAGCAAACGAGCAGCGGATTATCTTCAAGAGACGGTTCAGGATGCAGATATTATCGGGGTGACTTGGGGAACAACCATGCATGCTGTAGCACGCCAACTTCGTCCCAAGCAGGTCAAGGGTGTCGAAGTCGTGCAATTGAAGGGGGGCGTAAGCCACTCCCATGTCAATACGTATGCCGCTGAGATTGTTCATTTGTTCGCTGAGGCATTCCATACGGTACCAAGGTATCTGCCGCTGCCTGTTATTTTCGACAACATTGAAGTGAAAAACATGGTGGAAGCGGATCGGCATATAGGTAGAATCGTGGAACTTGGCAGACAGGCCAACATTGCTTTGTTTACTGTGGGTACTGTGAAAGAAGATGCATTATTGTTCAGGCTCGGTTACTTCAATGAAGAAGAGCAACAATTGCTGATGAACTCCGGTGCAGGTGACATTTGTTCACGCTTTTTCGACGCGGAAGGTCAGTTGATTAGTGAAGAGATTAACAGCAGAACCGTTGGAATTGATCTAGCCGAGTTGAGAAATAAGGAAAAATCAATTCTTGTTGCCGGGGGACAACGCAAAATTGAAGCCATTCACGCCGCGCTCAAAGGTCATTACGCAAATATTCTGGTCACGGACCAGTACACAGCGCAGGCATTACTTCGATTTTAA
- a CDS encoding hydantoinase B/oxoprolinase family protein produces the protein MIGDKVFLEIFNNRIQAAVEEMANVVLRTGFTAFVKETGDFGTYLLSPSGETFGSPLETGYNLSLGIPAAATINSIEDWKEGDLVICNDPYSTKGMVTHLPDIHLIKPYFHEGRIIAYGMCFVHSSDVGGKVPGSVSPSAYDIHMEGIRIAPVKLYEAGVLNEQILRMFLDNSRIPEQNLGDLKALMAALNRGEQRLQELIARYGVEKIQQGIEHLLKYAELKARAIVQDIPDGSYDFWDYLEKGSGGYPIRLRCKMTIAGSDIHLDFSGTDPQVRASFNIPTHNQQGHYMLVPALIRYFRTLDPTIPWNSGMIRMVRNNAPPASVLNPEPMAAVGARAATFIRLMDVITGALGKAQGNMVPAAGAGQACIVMMAMTDASDGKKKVGVIQPICGGSGARPMKDGIDGMDFAVGHLRNIPAETVESEMPVLIEHYGLRADSAGAGTFRGGSGIDLCVRILTPDTVMTARNMERMEFQPWGRLGGGVGSHGEAILNAGRASEHHLGRIDELLLQPGETVTFLSQGGGGYGDPYERDSRLVLEDVRRGLVSTDKALELYGVVIDGLELNESDTEQMRAKRVRQQEEFAYGKAREQFEDIWSDEMQVTLNQALLNAPLALRDYLKRQTMGIVEEKRKESLTVDPREISDIMEGIRQQIGLN, from the coding sequence ATGATCGGTGACAAGGTCTTTCTTGAGATTTTTAACAACCGGATTCAAGCCGCCGTGGAAGAAATGGCGAATGTCGTTCTGCGCACAGGATTCACCGCTTTTGTCAAAGAAACGGGCGATTTTGGAACCTACCTCTTATCTCCATCCGGAGAAACGTTCGGCTCGCCGCTGGAGACAGGCTACAATCTGTCCCTGGGCATTCCTGCTGCTGCGACCATTAACAGTATAGAAGACTGGAAGGAAGGGGATCTCGTCATATGTAATGATCCTTATTCCACCAAAGGCATGGTCACACACCTTCCAGACATTCATCTCATCAAGCCTTATTTTCACGAAGGGCGAATTATTGCATATGGCATGTGCTTTGTTCATTCTTCTGACGTGGGTGGTAAGGTACCGGGGAGTGTATCTCCCAGCGCCTACGATATTCATATGGAAGGCATTCGGATTGCACCAGTCAAGCTATATGAAGCTGGTGTTCTGAACGAGCAGATCCTGCGCATGTTTCTGGACAACAGCCGAATTCCGGAACAAAATCTTGGTGATCTCAAAGCGCTTATGGCTGCCTTAAATCGGGGAGAGCAGCGGCTTCAGGAACTTATTGCACGTTATGGCGTGGAAAAAATTCAGCAGGGTATCGAACATTTGTTGAAGTACGCCGAGCTGAAGGCCCGTGCCATCGTGCAGGATATTCCGGATGGTTCCTATGACTTCTGGGACTACCTGGAGAAGGGGTCCGGAGGATATCCCATCCGGTTGCGATGCAAAATGACGATCGCGGGCAGTGACATTCATCTGGACTTTAGCGGCACCGATCCTCAGGTCAGGGCTTCATTCAATATTCCTACCCACAATCAACAGGGACATTACATGCTGGTACCCGCACTCATTCGTTACTTCCGTACACTCGATCCGACCATTCCGTGGAATTCGGGCATGATTCGCATGGTGCGAAATAACGCACCGCCTGCTTCTGTACTCAACCCTGAGCCGATGGCAGCTGTTGGGGCACGTGCCGCGACCTTTATTCGGCTGATGGACGTAATCACGGGAGCCCTGGGGAAAGCTCAGGGCAATATGGTCCCCGCGGCAGGAGCTGGACAAGCCTGCATTGTCATGATGGCGATGACAGATGCATCCGATGGCAAGAAAAAGGTGGGCGTAATTCAGCCGATCTGCGGAGGTTCCGGAGCTAGGCCGATGAAAGACGGGATTGACGGCATGGATTTTGCGGTCGGTCATCTACGGAATATTCCTGCGGAAACGGTTGAATCCGAGATGCCTGTGTTAATCGAGCATTATGGTCTTCGTGCTGACTCGGCAGGTGCAGGAACCTTCCGGGGTGGAAGCGGGATTGACCTGTGTGTCAGAATTCTAACACCGGATACTGTGATGACGGCCAGAAACATGGAGCGTATGGAGTTTCAGCCGTGGGGCAGGCTCGGTGGCGGCGTAGGTTCACATGGAGAAGCGATTTTAAATGCTGGGCGTGCAAGTGAGCATCATCTGGGAAGAATTGATGAGCTGTTACTTCAGCCTGGAGAAACGGTTACGTTCCTTTCGCAAGGCGGAGGCGGATATGGCGATCCGTATGAACGTGATTCTCGTCTGGTTCTGGAAGATGTAAGAAGAGGGCTGGTATCCACGGATAAAGCTCTTGAGTTATACGGTGTTGTGATTGACGGCTTGGAGCTAAACGAGAGCGATACTGAACAAATGAGAGCGAAGCGAGTGCGTCAGCAGGAGGAGTTCGCCTATGGCAAGGCGCGGGAACAATTTGAAGACATATGGAGCGATGAGATGCAGGTAACGCTGAATCAGGCATTGCTGAATGCTCCGCTTGCACTGAGAGACTACCTGAAACGTCAGACCATGGGCATTGTAGAGGAGAAACGTAAGGAATCCCTAACAGTAGATCCACGGGAGATCTCAGACATTATGGAAGGGATACGCCAGCAAATAGGGTTGAATTGA
- a CDS encoding M24 family metallopeptidase, with protein sequence MNNSQHLSHSSGLNRDRAEEVMKAQGLSALIATTPENIHYVIGSQLRASNWTMQIYAVLPADRSAKPCIIIPTNRLGVVAQFGITGVDIFAYSDFFVEGSIEGKPSTDDIDLFHSLLQTTVIHPGPVEALKSALNQLEIEDQPIGIDEMRIAPDILTRIKEEAPDRPVIPAYKLFREIRLVKTPFEIEQLRQAAQLNERIEQELIDLIAAGVHEKQLADHYRLAVMQAGGTPAMTAVGAGPRSALPLIENYFHTIEVGDQVRFDLCLQLEGYWGDTGRTVVAGEPTAWMKKHFDAVKSGWETALETVRPGVKASEVFHAAVSRVQREGIPHYRRQHVGHAIGLELYDDITLSPVDQRILEPGMVLCVEVPYYELGAGGFQIEDTIVVTPDGYEFLTHMERKLFTK encoded by the coding sequence ATGAATAATTCACAGCATCTATCCCATAGCTCAGGTCTGAATCGGGATCGGGCGGAAGAAGTGATGAAAGCGCAGGGACTAAGTGCCCTGATCGCAACTACTCCGGAGAACATACACTATGTCATCGGGTCCCAACTGCGTGCAAGCAACTGGACCATGCAGATTTATGCGGTTCTGCCTGCCGACAGATCTGCTAAGCCGTGTATCATCATTCCAACGAATCGGTTGGGCGTTGTAGCCCAGTTTGGTATCACGGGGGTGGATATATTTGCCTATAGTGATTTCTTCGTAGAAGGTTCGATCGAAGGCAAACCTTCCACTGACGACATTGATCTCTTTCATTCTCTCCTGCAGACGACGGTTATTCATCCAGGTCCTGTTGAAGCACTTAAATCTGCATTAAATCAGCTTGAGATCGAAGATCAGCCGATTGGAATCGATGAGATGCGGATTGCTCCCGATATTCTGACGAGAATCAAGGAGGAGGCTCCTGACAGACCGGTAATTCCCGCATATAAGTTGTTCCGAGAAATCCGTCTGGTCAAGACACCTTTTGAAATCGAGCAACTGCGTCAGGCTGCCCAATTAAATGAACGGATTGAGCAGGAACTCATTGACCTGATTGCCGCAGGTGTTCATGAGAAGCAACTTGCCGATCATTATCGTCTGGCTGTGATGCAAGCAGGTGGAACTCCGGCAATGACAGCGGTAGGGGCAGGGCCACGCAGTGCGTTGCCACTCATTGAAAATTATTTTCATACGATTGAGGTTGGAGATCAGGTCCGTTTCGACCTCTGCCTGCAGCTGGAAGGATACTGGGGAGATACGGGCCGCACGGTTGTTGCAGGGGAGCCTACCGCCTGGATGAAAAAGCATTTTGATGCAGTCAAAAGTGGATGGGAGACGGCACTTGAAACCGTGCGCCCTGGCGTCAAGGCGTCGGAAGTATTCCATGCGGCAGTATCTCGCGTACAGCGTGAAGGGATTCCACATTACCGACGTCAGCATGTCGGACATGCTATCGGGTTGGAACTGTACGACGATATAACCCTCTCCCCGGTTGACCAGCGGATACTGGAGCCCGGTATGGTGTTATGTGTTGAGGTACCATATTACGAGCTAGGTGCTGGTGGATTCCAAATCGAGGATACAATAGTCGTAACGCCAGATGGTTATGAGTTTCTGACCCATATGGAGCGGAAACTGTTCACCAAATAA
- a CDS encoding ABC transporter permease has product MVKSNRGTKLMLYIFVGAVAIYLLLPLLMIMLTSVGSGSASKFPPEGLTLKWYANLSEQTQFLDAFKNSLIASTGAVLLALITGTLSALAIVQYPFPGSGILRAFFVSPMVMPKITLGIAYLILFSKMHIAGGLFALILGEAVIVLPFVLTIVGSALANLHPAHREAAADLGAGPMRIFFTITLPQLRLSLLLSGSIAFVFTFDQVEAALLLLRQDSYTLPIQLFLYMEKWQDPTIAVVSVVLIAFALALFMTIKLVLRSVPGLESLFGRRKTKGGLDQNE; this is encoded by the coding sequence ATGGTTAAGTCGAACAGGGGCACCAAGCTGATGCTCTATATCTTTGTGGGTGCCGTAGCGATTTATTTGCTGTTGCCACTGCTGATGATTATGTTGACATCTGTAGGCTCAGGTTCAGCCAGCAAATTTCCGCCAGAAGGTCTCACCTTGAAATGGTACGCCAATTTGAGTGAGCAGACCCAGTTTCTCGATGCATTCAAGAACAGTCTCATTGCTTCGACAGGGGCGGTTCTGCTGGCTTTGATTACAGGTACACTTTCAGCGCTAGCAATCGTGCAATACCCTTTCCCGGGCTCGGGTATCTTAAGGGCATTTTTTGTGTCTCCGATGGTTATGCCAAAGATTACACTGGGTATCGCCTACCTGATTTTATTCTCAAAAATGCATATTGCCGGCGGACTGTTTGCGCTTATTTTGGGTGAAGCGGTCATTGTGCTTCCATTTGTGCTCACTATTGTGGGCAGTGCGTTAGCTAATCTGCACCCGGCTCATCGTGAAGCTGCCGCGGACCTTGGCGCAGGGCCGATGCGCATTTTTTTCACAATTACGCTGCCACAGCTCCGACTATCCCTGCTTCTGTCAGGGTCAATCGCTTTTGTCTTCACTTTCGATCAGGTTGAGGCTGCACTGCTGTTGCTCCGTCAGGATAGCTACACGTTGCCAATACAGCTATTCCTGTATATGGAGAAATGGCAGGACCCAACAATTGCTGTTGTGTCTGTCGTTCTGATCGCGTTTGCGCTGGCTCTGTTTATGACGATTAAACTAGTGCTGCGCTCTGTACCAGGACTTGAAAGTTTGTTTGGTCGCAGGAAAACAAAAGGAGGTCTGGATCAAAATGAATAA
- a CDS encoding MFS transporter, which produces MIQQGTKTFRNISLALFAGGFVTFALLYSLQPLMPEISDAFSITPAHASLTLSVTTIAMALTMLFIGSLSDSVGRRFIMTTALVISSVIALLSAFSPGYTELLLLRILQGVALAGLPAIAMTYLSEEIEPRSLGYAMGLYISGNSIGGMAGRFISGVVTDWFSWRAAVGFIGILGLCAAVIFWFVIPPSRHFVKAAPGFKNPIPLLWSQCGNPRLLCLYGLGFLLMGGFVTLFNYIGFELTGEPYHLSQSIVGSLFVVYLMGTVSSTWMGRLADRYGRSHVLGIALGIILAGAVCTVHPALWVKIIGLALFAFGFFGGHSIASSWVGLVANQHKSQANALYLFFYYLGSSVSGTGGGLLYSHLGWIGIVGLIGVYVLIGFVLCNLLVHRLKGQVT; this is translated from the coding sequence ATGATTCAGCAGGGAACGAAGACGTTTCGTAACATTAGCCTTGCACTGTTCGCTGGAGGTTTTGTCACTTTTGCTTTGCTCTACAGCCTCCAGCCCCTGATGCCTGAGATTAGCGACGCATTCTCCATTACGCCGGCACACGCCAGTCTTACGTTATCGGTTACAACGATCGCCATGGCACTGACGATGCTGTTCATCGGGTCCTTGTCTGATTCTGTGGGCCGACGCTTTATTATGACAACGGCACTGGTGATATCTTCTGTTATTGCTTTGCTGAGCGCATTCAGCCCGGGTTATACGGAGCTTCTTCTGCTTCGTATTCTCCAGGGTGTGGCACTCGCGGGGTTGCCAGCGATAGCCATGACATATCTGTCAGAAGAAATTGAGCCTAGAAGTCTTGGTTATGCTATGGGCCTATATATCAGCGGCAATTCAATAGGTGGCATGGCCGGCCGTTTCATCAGCGGTGTGGTGACAGATTGGTTCAGTTGGCGCGCTGCTGTGGGTTTCATTGGTATTCTTGGACTGTGTGCAGCCGTTATTTTTTGGTTTGTCATTCCGCCATCCCGTCATTTTGTCAAAGCTGCACCTGGATTCAAAAATCCAATACCTCTTTTGTGGTCACAATGTGGCAATCCAAGGCTGTTATGCCTGTATGGACTCGGTTTTCTCCTGATGGGGGGATTCGTGACCCTGTTCAACTATATCGGTTTTGAATTAACGGGTGAACCCTATCATCTTAGCCAGTCTATCGTTGGAAGTCTTTTTGTGGTATATCTGATGGGCACGGTAAGCAGCACCTGGATGGGCCGACTGGCAGATCGTTACGGCAGATCACATGTGCTTGGAATCGCGCTGGGAATTATTCTGGCGGGTGCAGTCTGTACCGTTCATCCAGCGCTTTGGGTCAAGATTATCGGACTCGCTCTGTTTGCCTTTGGTTTCTTTGGTGGCCATTCGATCGCAAGCAGTTGGGTTGGACTCGTGGCCAATCAGCACAAATCCCAGGCCAATGCGTTGTATTTATTTTTCTACTATCTTGGTTCAAGCGTAAGTGGAACAGGAGGCGGACTGCTTTACAGTCATCTTGGATGGATAGGCATTGTGGGTTTGATTGGTGTGTATGTTTTGATCGGTTTTGTCTTGTGTAATTTGCTTGTTCACAGGTTAAAGGGACAGGTTACATAA